In Candidatus Komeilibacteria bacterium CG_4_10_14_0_2_um_filter_37_10, the following proteins share a genomic window:
- a CDS encoding DUF3467 domain-containing protein has protein sequence MSKENNPQIQIADQIMGAEYTNAMQVMHNKEEFQMAFLNIIAQSGRVVSKVVTTPGHMKRILTALRENMEKYEQQFGTIDESQAPAQFGFEERK, from the coding sequence ATGAGTAAAGAGAATAATCCACAAATTCAAATTGCTGATCAAATCATGGGTGCTGAGTATACCAATGCTATGCAAGTCATGCATAATAAGGAGGAGTTTCAAATGGCCTTTTTAAACATTATCGCTCAATCCGGTCGGGTCGTCAGCAAGGTTGTTACCACACCGGGGCATATGAAGAGAATTTTGACCGCCTTACGTGAGAATATGGAAAAATATGAGCAGCAATTTGGTACCATTGATGAATCACAAGCTCCGGCACAGTTTGGATTTGAGGAAAGAAAATAG